One Phosphitispora fastidiosa DNA window includes the following coding sequences:
- a CDS encoding methyltransferase MtaB domain-containing protein translates to MPKYDKMAYASADEMIFGSAKNPVKYGRDFTVGGGYVYPELVPHPRPGTESTKKTLVKEYEKMVTDVLDRCVGIGIPGIQIELEHVYQMTKNPEWGGEIAAATKHLQEDYFRKYGLKSAIRATIADYRKPDEEDIRSSVALENQLKTFETSAAGGADNLSIESVGGKEISDYTIVRQDIRGTLFGIGVLGSLDMEFMWQKVVDIANKYGATPGGDTNCAQANVAMFMAGGYQDRSVPHTFAALTRAIAAARSLVAYEQGAKGPSKDCGYEDVIIKSITGNPISMEGKTCACAHSDLLGNLVGACCDLWSNEAVEYHDMFGGTTVAVFAEILGYDVALMNTAIELGKAKDLQEMMIHSDKYRDTHGFILCPENAYQIGKAIVANNTSYYARARAAAVKAGELMLGDSKLQISAFEKESLESAMRTLESLPDKEEDFISECTDIYKKLIPGFTLANYGL, encoded by the coding sequence ATGCCGAAATATGACAAAATGGCTTATGCAAGCGCTGATGAAATGATTTTTGGCTCAGCAAAGAATCCTGTGAAGTACGGCCGTGATTTTACAGTCGGTGGAGGTTACGTTTATCCGGAGCTGGTGCCGCATCCCAGACCGGGCACGGAGTCCACGAAGAAAACCCTGGTTAAGGAATATGAGAAAATGGTTACCGATGTGCTTGATCGTTGTGTGGGCATTGGTATCCCGGGAATTCAGATTGAGCTGGAGCATGTCTATCAAATGACCAAAAACCCGGAATGGGGCGGGGAAATTGCAGCTGCAACCAAACACCTGCAAGAGGATTATTTCCGCAAGTATGGGCTCAAGAGCGCTATCAGGGCAACTATTGCAGACTACCGGAAGCCTGATGAGGAAGATATCAGAAGCAGTGTCGCCCTGGAAAACCAGTTAAAGACTTTTGAAACCAGCGCAGCAGGTGGAGCAGACAACCTCTCTATCGAATCTGTCGGTGGCAAGGAGATCTCAGACTATACCATTGTTCGGCAGGATATCCGGGGCACCCTCTTTGGGATAGGTGTTCTCGGGAGTCTGGATATGGAGTTTATGTGGCAGAAAGTTGTTGACATTGCGAATAAGTACGGGGCTACTCCCGGTGGTGACACCAACTGCGCCCAGGCCAATGTGGCCATGTTTATGGCCGGAGGATACCAGGACCGGTCTGTTCCGCATACCTTTGCCGCTCTGACTAGGGCTATCGCGGCGGCACGTTCCCTGGTTGCCTACGAACAGGGAGCCAAAGGTCCAAGTAAGGATTGCGGTTATGAAGATGTTATTATCAAGTCCATTACCGGAAATCCCATATCAATGGAAGGGAAGACATGTGCCTGTGCCCACAGCGACCTCCTGGGCAACCTGGTTGGAGCATGCTGTGACCTGTGGAGTAACGAGGCTGTTGAATACCATGATATGTTTGGCGGGACCACGGTGGCTGTGTTTGCTGAGATTCTCGGCTATGATGTGGCCCTCATGAATACCGCTATCGAACTCGGTAAGGCCAAGGATCTACAGGAAATGATGATTCATTCGGATAAGTACCGTGATACCCATGGTTTCATTCTTTGCCCGGAAAATGCATATCAGATTGGCAAGGCAATTGTTGCCAATAATACTTCCTACTATGCCAGGGCACGTGCCGCTGCTGTTAAGGCTGGCGAACTGATGCTCGGTGACAGTAAACTGCAGATATCCGCATTTGAAAAAGAATCGCTGGAATCAGCCATGCGTACCCTGGAAAGCCTTCCTGACAAAGAGGAAGACTTCATCAGTGAATGTACCGACATTTACAAGAAACTTATTCCTGGTTTTACTCTGGCCAATTATGGTCTGTAA
- a CDS encoding cobalamin B12-binding domain-containing protein, producing the protein MATVASYANIFARYDLIGSGEAKGAKVSSKDSAMQKVLECVLEGDSDNITAVVNEALASKDPMTVINDGLIRGMNEVSRLWDEGEYYLPQAIVASDAMLKGLDICEKKLGKALEKKGTVITHTAEGDIHDLGQKIVNALLRANGYNVVDLGKDVPVDDVVAAIKEHKPVMVTGTALMTTTMTAFERISKRLVKDNNPIPFVCGGGAVSLEYVTGYELGVFGKDASEAPGMANDAVNGLSWTELREKWNN; encoded by the coding sequence ATGGCAACAGTGGCAAGTTATGCAAATATCTTTGCAAGATATGACCTCATTGGCTCGGGAGAGGCCAAAGGGGCAAAGGTTTCAAGCAAGGACTCCGCAATGCAGAAGGTTTTGGAATGTGTTCTGGAAGGGGACAGTGATAACATCACCGCTGTCGTGAATGAGGCATTGGCATCTAAAGATCCAATGACAGTTATCAATGATGGTCTGATTAGAGGCATGAATGAAGTCAGTAGATTATGGGATGAGGGGGAATATTACCTTCCTCAGGCTATTGTGGCATCTGATGCCATGCTTAAAGGATTGGATATCTGTGAGAAAAAACTGGGTAAGGCCCTGGAGAAGAAGGGTACTGTAATTACCCATACTGCTGAAGGAGATATTCATGACCTGGGACAGAAAATTGTGAATGCACTCCTCAGGGCCAATGGCTATAATGTTGTGGACCTGGGCAAAGACGTTCCTGTTGACGATGTGGTTGCGGCAATCAAGGAGCATAAACCGGTGATGGTAACCGGGACAGCCCTGATGACAACCACCATGACTGCATTTGAAAGGATTTCCAAGCGCCTGGTTAAAGACAATAATCCCATACCGTTTGTCTGCGGCGGCGGCGCGGTATCGCTGGAATATGTGACCGGTTATGAACTGGGGGTATTTGGCAAGGATGCTTCAGAGGCCCCCGGAATGGCCAATGACGCTGTAAATGGCTTGAGTTGGACCGAGTTAAGAGAGAAATGGAACAATTAA
- a CDS encoding CobW family GTP-binding protein, whose amino-acid sequence MMKIDVINGLLGSGKTTFLLNLLEQKDLSEKTAVLVNEFGEIGIDGDILSGHGATVVELPNGCICCTLTADLRSQVKEIAENFAPDRLLIEPTGIATIKNLLGILNSLSLEKYIEEIRVMMVIDAANFREIAAQNRAFVENQLKAAHTIIINKCDRVDAGEISWITGFIREINRAAGILLTIHGRVMGRDSAQAGALITEEPFTQLLPEMPLKEYEQFSTSGSGIFNLTKLRDLFAEINRNTFGLVDRVKGVFQVADDEWVRLDLASREIAEVELEKGLASSKIIVIGTDLRKDLLKEEIWKCQF is encoded by the coding sequence ATGATGAAAATTGACGTAATTAATGGACTGCTGGGATCAGGTAAAACGACATTTTTGTTAAATCTGCTGGAACAGAAGGACCTTTCGGAAAAAACTGCGGTTTTGGTAAACGAATTCGGGGAAATTGGCATTGACGGTGATATCCTCAGCGGACATGGAGCTACTGTGGTGGAACTCCCCAATGGATGCATTTGCTGTACCCTGACTGCCGACCTGCGCAGCCAGGTAAAGGAGATTGCCGAAAACTTTGCTCCTGACCGGCTGCTTATTGAACCAACCGGTATTGCTACCATAAAGAATTTACTGGGCATTCTGAACAGCCTGAGTCTTGAAAAATACATTGAAGAGATCCGGGTTATGATGGTGATAGATGCCGCCAATTTTCGGGAAATCGCTGCTCAAAACCGTGCTTTTGTGGAAAATCAGCTTAAGGCTGCACACACTATTATCATAAACAAATGTGACCGTGTAGATGCCGGTGAAATCAGCTGGATAACAGGCTTTATCAGAGAAATAAACAGAGCGGCGGGGATTTTGCTGACTATCCACGGGAGGGTTATGGGAAGAGATTCAGCCCAGGCTGGAGCTTTAATTACTGAAGAACCCTTCACCCAGCTTCTTCCGGAAATGCCCCTGAAGGAGTACGAGCAGTTCAGTACCTCCGGCAGCGGTATTTTTAACCTGACAAAGCTGAGAGACCTGTTCGCGGAAATAAACCGCAACACTTTTGGGCTTGTTGACAGAGTAAAAGGTGTTTTTCAGGTTGCCGATGATGAATGGGTGCGCTTGGACCTGGCGTCACGTGAAATTGCAGAAGTGGAGCTGGAAAAGGGTTTAGCGTCCAGCAAGATTATAGTAATTGGTACGGACCTCCGGAAGGATTTGCTCAAGGAAGAGATTTGGAAATGCCAGTTCTGA
- a CDS encoding methylamine methyltransferase corrinoid protein reductive activase, with translation MVQTGIALDLGTSGFRGQAVDLERKEIIATVLTARHPLPGANVMDHLNFAIEAGLETAHGVVIETVNQVISTLGIPTEDIKRVAVCGNPIQLSLFEGIEIRDLAYAGERKKKLLGIVPPNRDAKKLAASDIAGLLLPSGVEVYIPAAVKHEIGADALAMMVQSGLLENSDTALVTDYGTNAEMALKIGDRIITGSCAAGPALEGQHIEFGMLAAPGAVHDIEAEKVGFRCYVLNENMLSEPGDLVDITAGTVLEKGAVGVAGITGTGVISILYEGMAANLIRLPQIKTPQKKIHLGRDVDFNEHDIIEAGKAIGAIRAGFITLAAEAGIELEDIKTAYMAGASGTYVNAGKALQVGLVPPGAQKIYQVGNTSLAMARDIVLAPQKLWDLQDLARALRANHCMFGESQVFERAYLLELSLWGEGMPWEQYHKFSRMYKLPRLIEPYGKPEIIRLYERDIPDLGYRGVSYIDIVGKQCQIQFEGCTGCGACVAKCPEKALQLLSEQQGIILIRPDRCNGTACKRCEISCPQKVFEFALIPFSPKGC, from the coding sequence ATGGTTCAAACAGGTATCGCGCTTGATTTGGGAACCAGCGGCTTCCGAGGACAGGCCGTTGATCTGGAAAGAAAAGAAATCATTGCAACTGTGCTTACTGCTAGGCATCCTCTGCCAGGGGCAAATGTCATGGACCATCTGAACTTTGCCATCGAAGCCGGACTGGAAACAGCCCATGGTGTGGTAATTGAGACAGTTAACCAGGTTATCAGTACCCTGGGCATACCAACAGAAGACATAAAAAGAGTGGCTGTATGTGGAAACCCCATACAGTTATCATTGTTTGAAGGAATTGAAATTAGGGACCTGGCATATGCGGGTGAGCGCAAAAAGAAGCTGTTGGGAATTGTGCCGCCCAACAGGGATGCTAAAAAGCTGGCAGCTTCCGATATTGCCGGTCTGTTGCTGCCATCCGGTGTGGAAGTATACATTCCCGCGGCAGTAAAGCACGAAATAGGGGCTGACGCCCTGGCCATGATGGTTCAATCAGGACTGCTGGAAAACAGTGATACTGCATTGGTTACCGATTATGGAACAAATGCTGAAATGGCGCTTAAAATAGGAGATAGGATAATTACGGGTTCCTGCGCGGCCGGACCGGCTTTGGAAGGACAGCATATTGAATTCGGAATGCTGGCGGCCCCGGGAGCCGTTCATGATATAGAAGCCGAAAAGGTTGGCTTTAGGTGTTATGTCCTGAACGAGAATATGCTCAGTGAACCGGGAGACCTGGTGGATATAACGGCAGGGACCGTTCTGGAAAAAGGAGCGGTAGGTGTTGCCGGAATTACGGGGACCGGTGTCATTTCAATTCTTTATGAGGGCATGGCCGCAAACCTTATTCGGCTTCCCCAAATCAAAACACCGCAGAAGAAAATACATCTGGGAAGAGATGTTGATTTTAATGAGCATGACATTATCGAAGCCGGTAAAGCAATAGGAGCAATCAGGGCTGGGTTTATCACCCTGGCAGCAGAGGCCGGGATAGAGCTGGAGGACATTAAGACCGCCTATATGGCCGGCGCTTCCGGAACTTATGTAAATGCGGGTAAGGCCCTGCAGGTTGGACTGGTGCCTCCGGGAGCCCAAAAAATCTATCAGGTTGGCAATACCTCACTGGCCATGGCCCGGGACATCGTGCTGGCTCCGCAGAAACTTTGGGATTTACAGGACCTGGCACGGGCCCTCAGGGCTAACCATTGTATGTTTGGGGAATCCCAGGTCTTTGAACGGGCGTATCTGCTGGAATTATCCCTTTGGGGTGAAGGCATGCCCTGGGAACAGTATCATAAATTCAGCAGGATGTATAAGCTGCCGCGTTTGATTGAACCATACGGAAAGCCTGAAATTATCAGGCTCTATGAACGAGACATCCCGGATTTGGGATACCGCGGAGTGTCCTATATAGATATAGTCGGAAAACAGTGCCAGATACAGTTTGAAGGCTGTACCGGGTGCGGCGCCTGTGTGGCAAAGTGTCCTGAAAAAGCACTGCAGCTATTGTCGGAACAGCAGGGGATAATATTGATCAGGCCTGACAGGTGCAACGGCACTGCCTGCAAGAGATGTGAAATAAGCTGCCCGCAAAAGGTCTTTGAGTTCGCCTTGATTCCTTTCAGTCCTAAAGGCTGCTAA
- a CDS encoding Fur family transcriptional regulator — MIYESILEQLSTQKCKLTLQRRELLKILIRAKTPLAAREIYDRMMKKYPSMSFDTVYRNLSLLQDLHIVNRLDFQEGRSRYELNRTQDHHHHLVCLKCGGTWKLRACPLEGININNTVPEDFKVTTHRFEVFGYCRQCRQ, encoded by the coding sequence ATGATATATGAGAGCATACTTGAACAGCTATCTACCCAAAAATGTAAACTTACCCTGCAGAGAAGAGAACTGTTAAAGATTCTGATCAGGGCCAAGACCCCGCTGGCTGCCCGGGAAATCTATGACCGGATGATGAAGAAATATCCCAGTATGAGTTTTGATACGGTTTATCGTAACCTAAGCCTGTTACAGGACCTGCATATTGTCAACCGGCTGGATTTTCAGGAGGGCCGCAGCAGGTATGAACTTAACCGCACCCAGGACCATCACCATCACCTGGTATGTTTGAAATGCGGGGGTACCTGGAAACTTAGGGCCTGCCCGCTGGAAGGTATTAATATTAACAATACGGTCCCTGAAGATTTCAAGGTAACTACCCACCGGTTTGAAGTCTTCGGCTACTGCAGGCAGTGCAGGCAGTAG
- a CDS encoding putative manganese transporter has translation MKELIIDALIDSAIMIPFLLVIYIGIEYLEIRMGGRIRQKVQNVGKAGPAVGTVFGVVPQCGFSVISAALYSKRLITMGTLLAVYLSTSDEAIPIILAQPEKIGVLLPLLAAKVCIALIAGYSVDLILSRSGKAAVERETCASRTGSEDGNHSGAEHGTYSHGHSHKDTQIPDAGEWGKALMQHSKNEHIGCCGHSCTPDKNDIRQWIIHPVVHTIKVFGFIFVVTLFLNYIIFQVGEENLGKFLLGNSTFQPFLVALIGLIPNCAASVAVTEVFLKGGISFGSAVAGLSSGAGLGILVLFKENRNLRENLLITGLLFGISVAAGTILHIINL, from the coding sequence ATGAAGGAACTTATTATTGATGCTTTAATTGATTCAGCCATTATGATACCTTTTTTGCTGGTAATATATATTGGTATCGAATACCTTGAAATAAGAATGGGAGGCAGAATAAGGCAAAAGGTTCAGAATGTGGGCAAAGCCGGCCCCGCAGTTGGTACGGTTTTCGGAGTGGTTCCCCAGTGCGGGTTTTCGGTAATTTCTGCTGCCCTTTATTCCAAAAGGCTGATTACCATGGGAACTCTACTGGCAGTTTACCTGTCAACCTCTGACGAAGCAATCCCCATTATTCTGGCCCAGCCGGAAAAGATTGGAGTGCTGTTGCCTCTTCTGGCGGCCAAAGTATGTATCGCCTTAATTGCGGGATATTCTGTTGACCTTATACTGTCAAGGTCAGGAAAAGCCGCCGTTGAACGTGAAACATGTGCATCTCGGACCGGCAGCGAAGACGGGAACCACAGCGGCGCTGAACACGGGACTTACTCCCATGGGCACAGCCATAAAGATACCCAGATTCCGGACGCTGGAGAATGGGGTAAGGCCCTGATGCAGCATTCCAAGAATGAACATATAGGCTGCTGTGGACATAGCTGTACCCCGGATAAGAATGACATCAGGCAGTGGATTATTCACCCTGTTGTCCACACAATTAAGGTTTTTGGCTTTATTTTTGTGGTGACATTGTTTCTAAACTACATTATCTTTCAGGTGGGAGAAGAAAACCTGGGGAAATTTTTATTGGGGAACAGTACGTTCCAGCCTTTTCTGGTCGCCCTTATCGGGCTGATACCCAATTGTGCCGCATCTGTGGCAGTAACTGAGGTATTCCTCAAGGGGGGGATAAGTTTCGGTTCTGCGGTTGCCGGACTCTCGTCAGGCGCCGGTCTGGGGATACTGGTTCTTTTTAAGGAAAACAGGAACCTCAGGGAAAACCTCCTTATCACAGGGCTGCTTTTTGGGATTAGTGTGGCTGCAGGCACGATTCTGCATATTATCAATTTATAG
- a CDS encoding PRC-barrel domain-containing protein, translating into MLKGREIISLPVIALNSGKQLGEVKDLIYDFSENRVVGYIVENGGWLRNCKGFLHEDVFRRENESLIIADESVIKPIKSIPALKKTVSEQRDIRGLRVEYEDGRSIGVIRDLILDEKTGEITGYEISDGIIEDLLKGRFSIPNTDVSIGPDRIIASSEISGIT; encoded by the coding sequence GTGCTCAAAGGGAGGGAAATAATAAGCCTGCCGGTGATTGCTTTAAACAGTGGGAAGCAGCTTGGAGAAGTCAAAGACCTGATTTATGATTTTAGCGAAAACAGGGTTGTCGGTTACATTGTCGAGAATGGCGGGTGGCTTAGGAATTGTAAGGGGTTTCTTCACGAGGACGTTTTCAGGCGTGAAAATGAAAGCCTTATTATAGCTGATGAATCTGTAATCAAACCAATAAAATCTATCCCTGCTTTAAAGAAAACAGTGAGCGAACAAAGAGATATCAGGGGCCTGCGCGTTGAATACGAGGATGGCAGGAGCATCGGGGTAATTCGGGATCTGATTCTTGATGAAAAAACCGGGGAGATAACAGGTTATGAGATTTCGGACGGGATTATCGAAGACCTGCTCAAGGGGCGGTTTTCGATACCTAATACAGATGTCAGCATTGGTCCGGACCGGATCATTGCTTCTTCTGAAATTAGCGGGATAACTTAA
- a CDS encoding AI-2E family transporter, which produces MDRTNTKTVYRRLFLGTVSIAGLYFLYRVKIIFIPFILAFFIAYLLNPLVHYVENKKVPRGLAILLVYMVVFCVVTSVMVFGVPFIVEEFNRLGKVIPRLTAEIRGIITDIEGSYSRFKLPQGIRDVIDEQIEQGEALLTSIIRAAADSLVKLFSYLLGLIIAPFFAFYMLKDAEQIKNSFILTIPRRYRSDVMAVFRDMDEIISGFLRGHVTISLIVGLLTGAGMYLVGVEFAFIIGLIAGIAELVPYLGPFITAVPAVSLALLDSQKTAVYAIIIILIVQQLENAVISPKILGKSLGLHPLVVIFALLAGGEIYGFAGILLAVPAAAALKVILRYVYLKLVDEKDTG; this is translated from the coding sequence ATGGACAGGACAAATACCAAAACAGTGTACCGGCGATTGTTTCTGGGAACAGTATCAATTGCCGGCTTGTACTTTCTTTACAGGGTTAAAATCATCTTTATTCCATTTATTCTGGCCTTTTTTATTGCCTACCTCCTGAATCCCTTGGTGCACTATGTTGAAAACAAAAAAGTCCCCAGAGGGTTGGCAATACTTCTGGTATATATGGTGGTATTCTGTGTGGTGACCTCAGTAATGGTTTTTGGTGTTCCATTTATTGTCGAGGAATTTAACCGGCTGGGGAAGGTTATTCCCAGGCTGACTGCGGAAATCAGGGGAATTATTACTGATATTGAAGGCAGCTACAGCAGGTTTAAGCTGCCACAGGGGATCAGAGATGTAATTGACGAGCAAATTGAACAGGGAGAAGCCTTGCTGACAAGTATTATCAGGGCAGCAGCAGATTCGTTGGTCAAGTTGTTTTCTTACCTGCTGGGACTGATTATTGCCCCATTTTTTGCGTTTTATATGCTCAAGGATGCGGAACAGATAAAAAACTCCTTTATATTAACCATTCCACGCAGATACCGCAGTGATGTCATGGCTGTCTTCAGAGACATGGATGAAATCATCAGCGGCTTTCTCAGAGGGCATGTGACAATATCCTTGATTGTAGGTCTGCTGACTGGGGCAGGCATGTACCTGGTGGGAGTGGAATTTGCCTTCATCATCGGGCTGATTGCCGGGATAGCCGAACTGGTCCCGTATTTGGGACCTTTTATCACTGCTGTGCCGGCGGTATCACTGGCCCTGCTTGATTCTCAAAAGACTGCGGTTTACGCCATTATAATTATCCTGATAGTGCAGCAGTTGGAGAATGCTGTGATTTCACCTAAAATTCTTGGAAAAAGCCTTGGGCTGCATCCGCTGGTAGTGATTTTTGCGCTCCTGGCAGGGGGCGAAATCTATGGTTTCGCCGGTATCCTTCTGGCAGTACCGGCTGCAGCGGCGCTGAAAGTGATTCTGCGCTATGTTTATCTAAAGCTGGTAGACGAGAAGGATACCGGTTAA
- the alaS gene encoding alanine--tRNA ligase: MLTGNEVREKFLKYYESKGHMIVSSSSLVPHEDPTLLFTNAGMNQFKDVFLGLDKRPYKRATTSQKCVRAGGKHNDLDTVGRTARHHTFFEMLGNFSFGDYFKRDAISYAWEFLTETLGLPEEKLYPTIYTDDDEAFQLWQEVTGVPAEKIVRLGEKDNFWSMGDTGPCGPCSEIIYDRGEEFRCQEPECYIGKCDCDRWLEIWNLVFMQYNRDHTGKMTPLPKPSIDTGMGLERITSVIQGVASNYDTDLLKDIITEVEKMCGQKYSGDEKGFPFRVIADHARACTFLISDGVQPSNDGRGYVLRRILRRAVRFGKSLGIEKTFLHELVDTVIALMGAAYPEIAEKKEYVSQIIRLEEERFHETLHDGLKIVGEMVSRVKSAGELRIGGEDAFVLYDTYGFPLDLTEDIAEENGLEVDRTGFEKAMQQQRERARAARQDTAMLAGQELYADIAKKLGITEFNGYEQTAFRANVVGLIVDKEAVPQAEEGQKVEVILDKTPFYGESGGQVGDTGYLTKAGTVIRIYDTKKAFNGLYIHLGVIEKGILSFGDFVEARIDEERRTRIARNHSVTHLLHKAMKEILGEHVNQAGSLVEPDRLRFDFTHFQPVSAEELKKIEARVNQKIMSNLKITTEVSSIEEAKKAGATALFGEKYGDRVRVVRMGDYSMELCGGTHLKVTAEAGIFKVLSESGIGSGLRRIEAVTGDGIITYITEKEQLLEEVSAALKTTPNELARRAEGIVRELREKEKELEALQAKIAKYESLEIIDQVREINGIKALAAKVNAPDMDALRNMGDMMKDKLGSGVVVLGSINDGKVNLVAMATKDVLDKGVHAGNIIREVAKTAGGGGGGRPDMAQAGAKDPGKIAEALEKAYVVIESQVK; this comes from the coding sequence ATGTTGACCGGAAATGAAGTCAGAGAAAAGTTTCTGAAATATTATGAAAGCAAGGGGCATATGATTGTTTCCAGTTCGTCGCTGGTCCCTCATGAGGATCCGACCCTGCTGTTTACCAATGCAGGGATGAACCAGTTTAAGGATGTATTCCTTGGTCTGGACAAGCGTCCTTATAAAAGAGCCACAACTTCCCAAAAGTGTGTCCGGGCCGGCGGGAAGCACAATGACCTGGATACTGTAGGCCGCACTGCCAGGCATCACACTTTTTTTGAGATGCTGGGTAATTTTTCGTTCGGGGACTACTTTAAACGTGATGCTATCAGCTATGCCTGGGAATTCCTCACCGAGACGCTGGGGCTGCCTGAAGAAAAGCTTTATCCTACAATTTATACCGACGACGATGAGGCCTTCCAACTCTGGCAGGAGGTTACCGGTGTGCCGGCGGAGAAAATAGTGCGCCTGGGTGAAAAGGACAATTTCTGGTCCATGGGGGATACGGGACCGTGCGGTCCATGCAGTGAGATAATCTACGACCGTGGCGAGGAATTCCGTTGTCAGGAACCGGAATGTTATATTGGAAAATGTGACTGTGACCGCTGGCTGGAGATATGGAACCTGGTTTTTATGCAGTACAACCGTGACCATACCGGTAAAATGACTCCCCTGCCCAAACCAAGCATTGATACCGGAATGGGGCTGGAGCGGATAACTTCAGTGATTCAGGGCGTTGCATCCAACTATGACACCGACCTGCTTAAAGATATTATCACAGAAGTGGAAAAAATGTGCGGCCAGAAGTACAGCGGAGATGAAAAAGGATTTCCCTTCCGGGTCATTGCGGACCATGCCAGGGCTTGTACTTTCCTGATTTCTGATGGTGTGCAGCCCAGTAATGACGGCAGGGGTTATGTACTGCGCCGGATTCTCAGGAGGGCAGTGCGGTTTGGCAAAAGTCTCGGGATTGAAAAGACGTTTCTGCATGAACTGGTTGATACAGTAATTGCCTTGATGGGAGCGGCTTATCCGGAAATTGCGGAAAAGAAGGAATATGTCAGCCAGATAATCCGGCTTGAGGAGGAGCGTTTCCATGAAACACTCCATGATGGGCTCAAAATTGTAGGTGAGATGGTATCCCGGGTCAAATCCGCCGGGGAATTGCGGATTGGCGGGGAAGATGCCTTTGTTCTTTATGATACATACGGTTTTCCCCTTGATCTCACGGAAGATATTGCCGAAGAAAACGGACTTGAAGTGGACCGCACCGGATTTGAAAAAGCAATGCAGCAGCAGCGTGAAAGAGCCAGGGCCGCCCGTCAGGATACCGCAATGCTGGCCGGTCAGGAGCTGTATGCAGATATTGCCAAAAAGCTGGGCATAACCGAGTTTAACGGTTATGAGCAGACCGCCTTCCGTGCCAACGTAGTTGGTCTGATTGTGGACAAGGAAGCTGTTCCTCAGGCTGAAGAAGGCCAAAAAGTAGAGGTTATCCTGGATAAGACGCCATTTTACGGTGAGAGCGGCGGTCAGGTGGGGGATACCGGATATTTGACCAAGGCAGGAACTGTGATCCGCATTTATGATACCAAAAAAGCCTTTAATGGTCTGTATATTCATTTAGGTGTGATTGAAAAGGGAATCCTATCCTTTGGTGACTTTGTTGAAGCCCGGATTGATGAAGAGCGAAGAACGCGGATTGCCCGGAACCATTCGGTAACCCATCTGCTGCATAAGGCTATGAAGGAGATCCTGGGTGAACATGTTAACCAGGCCGGTTCACTTGTTGAGCCTGACAGGTTGAGATTTGACTTCACCCATTTTCAGCCGGTTTCCGCTGAAGAGTTAAAGAAAATTGAAGCCAGGGTAAACCAAAAGATTATGTCCAATCTCAAAATTACCACTGAGGTCAGCAGCATTGAAGAGGCTAAAAAAGCAGGCGCAACTGCTCTTTTCGGTGAAAAGTACGGTGACCGGGTGCGTGTGGTCAGGATGGGTGATTACAGCATGGAGCTTTGTGGTGGTACTCATCTGAAGGTTACCGCTGAAGCCGGGATCTTCAAGGTCTTATCTGAAAGCGGAATCGGCTCCGGGCTGCGCAGGATTGAGGCTGTTACCGGGGACGGTATCATTACATATATCACGGAAAAGGAGCAGCTGCTTGAAGAGGTCAGCGCTGCCCTGAAGACAACACCAAATGAGCTTGCCAGAAGAGCTGAAGGTATTGTAAGGGAACTAAGGGAAAAGGAAAAGGAACTGGAGGCCCTGCAGGCCAAGATAGCCAAATATGAATCTCTGGAGATAATAGACCAGGTAAGGGAAATCAATGGTATCAAAGCATTGGCAGCTAAGGTGAATGCACCTGACATGGATGCCCTGAGGAATATGGGAGACATGATGAAGGATAAACTGGGCTCCGGTGTGGTAGTGCTTGGCAGTATCAATGACGGTAAAGTCAATTTGGTGGCTATGGCCACCAAAGATGTTTTGGATAAAGGTGTACATGCAGGAAACATAATCCGGGAAGTTGCCAAAACAGCCGGAGGCGGCGGCGGAGGCCGGCCTGATATGGCTCAGGCCGGCGCCAAAGACCCCGGTAAGATAGCCGAGGCCCTGGAAAAGGCATATGTGGTTATTGAGTCCCAGGTCAAATAG
- a CDS encoding IreB family regulatory phosphoprotein, whose amino-acid sequence MNRNFEETMMFKVKADDYDEVRDILFKVHDALKEKGYNPINQIVGYLLSGDPAYITSHNNARSMIRKMERDEVIEELVKHYLQK is encoded by the coding sequence ATGAACAGGAATTTTGAAGAGACAATGATGTTCAAGGTTAAGGCTGATGACTATGATGAAGTCAGAGATATACTTTTTAAAGTGCATGATGCCTTGAAGGAAAAAGGTTATAATCCTATCAACCAGATTGTAGGTTACCTGTTGTCGGGAGACCCTGCATACATAACCAGTCACAATAATGCCCGGAGTATGATCAGGAAAATGGAGCGGGATGAAGTAATTGAAGAATTGGTTAAGCATTACCTGCAGAAGTAA